One part of the Immundisolibacter sp. genome encodes these proteins:
- a CDS encoding cupin domain-containing protein → MTHKARVLRHDDPRLQTVIPGQFEFKHLHGQGCSVALYKMRSAADLPTQLNCHEEEVTIMLSGECKLHIDGEDIVLRAGDTILIPSFKEHLGEFLTDEVVLVSVFVPRREEFGPEGDQAPRLSFLGDGA, encoded by the coding sequence ATGACCCACAAAGCCCGCGTCCTGCGCCACGACGATCCGCGCCTGCAAACGGTGATTCCCGGCCAGTTCGAGTTCAAGCACCTGCACGGGCAGGGCTGTTCGGTGGCGCTGTACAAGATGCGCTCGGCGGCCGACCTGCCGACGCAGCTGAACTGCCACGAGGAGGAGGTCACCATCATGCTGTCGGGCGAGTGCAAGCTGCACATCGACGGCGAGGACATCGTCCTGCGGGCCGGCGACACCATCCTGATCCCGTCCTTCAAGGAACACCTGGGCGAGTTCCTGACCGACGAGGTGGTGCTGGTCAGCGTATTCGTGCCGCGGCGCGAGGAATTCGGACCGGAGGGCGATCAGGCGCCGCGGCTGTCGTTTCTGGGCGACGGGGCCTGA
- a CDS encoding FTR1 family protein codes for MNSPLLDSVVVVLREVLEFSLLVGVLLVAGRCAALRARWLVPALLAGVAGAGLYGARLRVVSTWFDGVGYEVVNAGLQILVYALILAVIGLWLRSRYREPARALPWVMAGAVALAVTREGSEIFLYFSAFMGRPRAVPDLLIGSVLGIGVGASIGALLYYLLLAFRRAVTFALTVGLLALIGAGMWSQATMLLVQADWLPASQPLWNSSAWLPEDSLLGQLLYALIGYEATPGPWQVGLYGASFLLALGVATAAARGGSMASHSRGRAHR; via the coding sequence ATGAACTCGCCGTTGCTCGACAGCGTCGTGGTGGTGCTGCGCGAGGTGCTGGAGTTCTCGCTGCTGGTCGGTGTCCTGCTGGTGGCGGGCCGCTGCGCCGCGCTGCGCGCCCGCTGGCTGGTGCCGGCCCTGCTGGCCGGCGTGGCCGGGGCCGGCCTGTACGGGGCGCGCCTGCGGGTGGTGTCGACCTGGTTCGATGGCGTCGGCTACGAGGTGGTCAACGCCGGCCTGCAGATTCTGGTGTATGCACTCATCTTGGCCGTGATCGGCCTGTGGCTGCGGAGCCGTTACCGCGAACCGGCGCGGGCGCTGCCGTGGGTCATGGCCGGCGCGGTGGCGCTGGCCGTCACCCGCGAGGGCTCGGAGATATTTCTGTATTTCTCCGCCTTCATGGGCCGGCCGCGGGCCGTGCCGGATCTGCTGATCGGTTCGGTGCTGGGCATCGGCGTCGGTGCCAGCATCGGCGCCCTGCTCTACTACCTGCTGCTGGCGTTCCGGCGTGCCGTCACCTTTGCGCTGACCGTCGGGCTGCTGGCCCTGATCGGCGCCGGCATGTGGTCGCAGGCCACCATGCTGCTGGTGCAGGCCGACTGGCTGCCGGCATCGCAGCCGCTGTGGAACAGCTCCGCCTGGCTGCCGGAAGACAGCCTGCTCGGCCAACTGCTGTACGCCCTGATCGGCTACGAGGCCACACCCGGCCCCTGGCAGGTGGGCCTTTACGGCGCCAGTTTTCTGCTGGCGCTGGGCGTCGCTACCGCGGCCGCTCGGGGCGGCAGCATGGCGAGCCATTCGCGCGGGAGAGCGCACCGATGA
- a CDS encoding cupredoxin domain-containing protein, whose amino-acid sequence MVACLLGAAPLAAQPPTYDISIRNHLFEPAELTIPANTKVRLAVHNLDPTPEEFESWELNREKVILGGQTATIFVGPLPPGEYPFFGEFNPKTAQGRLVVR is encoded by the coding sequence ATGGTGGCCTGCCTGCTGGGCGCCGCGCCGCTGGCGGCGCAGCCGCCGACCTACGACATCAGCATCCGCAATCACCTGTTCGAGCCGGCGGAACTGACCATTCCGGCCAACACCAAGGTGCGCCTGGCGGTGCACAACCTGGACCCGACGCCGGAGGAATTCGAGAGCTGGGAGCTGAATCGCGAGAAGGTGATCCTGGGCGGCCAGACGGCGACCATCTTCGTCGGCCCGCTGCCGCCGGGCGAGTACCCGTTCTTTGGCGAGTTCAACCCCAAGACCGCCCAGGGCCGGCTGGTGGTGCGATGA
- a CDS encoding ATP-binding protein, with translation MSSIRSYLLIAVLSAITLTSFVAALYGYRAGVAAADALFDAELTNAAILISTLLPAETQASDPVPALPSSEVSFQVWDDAGRLLLRSANAPQTPMAPFEPGLRADNFGGHRWQILVRREPAAGHWVMVAQRADARYLLADSVVRESLLAQLAALPVSAVLIWLIVGHGLRRLERLAGALRSKAADDLAPLQLAEPPTELAVIVSAVNGLLQRLEQSLGRERRLTADAAHELRTPIAALKVHLHNLAGRLPADDPVLLRLHADTARLEHLIAQILLLYRMAPDQYQARMEPLDLTELAREQIAAHYPQFEHKQQDVRLQGERQILVGDRFALATLLQNLLVNANRYTPVGGHIRVSCGPLPGGGALLQVSDSGPGLPAAEHERVFDRFYRRVGARHNDPAGSGLGLSIARLVADLHGATIRFADSPFETGLTVSVEFPARRNV, from the coding sequence GTGAGCTCGATCCGCTCCTACCTGCTGATCGCCGTGCTGTCGGCGATCACGTTGACCAGCTTCGTGGCCGCGCTGTACGGCTACCGGGCCGGCGTGGCGGCCGCCGATGCGCTGTTCGATGCCGAGCTGACCAACGCCGCCATCCTGATTTCGACCCTGCTGCCCGCCGAAACGCAGGCCAGCGACCCGGTACCGGCGCTGCCGTCGAGCGAGGTCAGTTTCCAGGTCTGGGACGACGCCGGGCGCTTGCTGCTGCGCTCGGCCAACGCCCCGCAAACGCCGATGGCGCCCTTCGAGCCGGGCCTGCGGGCCGACAATTTCGGCGGCCATCGCTGGCAGATCCTGGTCCGCCGCGAGCCGGCGGCCGGGCATTGGGTGATGGTGGCGCAGCGCGCCGACGCCCGCTACCTGCTCGCCGACAGCGTCGTGCGCGAGTCGCTGCTGGCGCAGCTGGCGGCGCTGCCGGTCAGCGCGGTGCTGATCTGGCTGATCGTCGGCCACGGCCTGCGGCGGCTGGAGCGCCTGGCCGGCGCGCTGCGCAGCAAGGCCGCCGACGACCTGGCGCCGCTGCAGCTTGCCGAGCCGCCGACGGAACTGGCGGTCATCGTGTCGGCCGTCAACGGCCTCCTGCAGCGGCTGGAGCAGTCGCTCGGCCGCGAGCGGCGCCTGACCGCCGATGCCGCGCACGAGCTGCGCACGCCAATCGCCGCCCTGAAAGTCCACCTGCACAATCTGGCCGGGCGCCTGCCGGCCGACGACCCGGTGCTGCTGCGCCTGCATGCCGACACCGCCCGCCTGGAACACCTGATCGCGCAGATCCTGCTGCTGTACCGCATGGCACCCGATCAGTACCAGGCGCGCATGGAACCGCTGGACCTGACCGAACTGGCCCGTGAACAAATCGCCGCGCACTACCCGCAGTTCGAGCACAAACAGCAGGACGTCCGGCTGCAGGGGGAACGCCAGATCCTGGTCGGCGATCGCTTCGCGCTGGCCACGCTGCTGCAGAACCTGCTGGTGAACGCCAACCGCTACACGCCGGTCGGCGGGCACATCCGGGTCAGCTGCGGCCCGCTGCCCGGCGGCGGGGCGCTGCTGCAGGTCAGCGATTCCGGTCCCGGCCTGCCGGCGGCGGAGCACGAGCGCGTGTTCGACCGCTTCTACCGCCGGGTTGGCGCGCGCCACAACGACCCTGCCGGCAGCGGCCTTGGGCTGTCCATCGCCCGGCTGGTGGCCGACCTGCACGGCGCGACGATCCGCTTCGCTGACTCGCCATTCGAAACCGGCCTGACGGTGAGCGTCGAATTCCCGGCCCGGAGGAACGTGTGA
- a CDS encoding response regulator: MRLLLVEDDASLAAGLSLALRNKGFAVNHVTRGDHALHAVATDPPDLIVLDLGLPDMEGLEVLRALRAGGQRLPILVLTARDTLGDKVTGLDLGADDYLAKPFEMQELEARVRALGRRLGSAGSSLISLGDLQLDTASMQVHKAGVPVDLSRREYALLKALLENSGKVLTRETLEGKLYGWDEEVASNTLEVHIHHLRRKLGQDLIRTVRGVGYCLRLP, encoded by the coding sequence GTGCGGCTGCTGCTGGTGGAAGATGACGCCTCGCTGGCAGCCGGCCTGAGCCTGGCGCTGCGCAACAAGGGCTTTGCGGTCAATCACGTGACGCGCGGCGATCATGCCCTGCACGCGGTGGCGACCGACCCGCCGGATCTGATCGTGCTGGACCTCGGCCTGCCGGACATGGAGGGCCTGGAGGTGCTGCGCGCCCTGCGCGCCGGTGGCCAGCGCCTGCCGATTCTGGTGCTGACCGCCCGCGACACGCTCGGCGACAAGGTGACCGGGCTCGATCTGGGCGCCGACGACTACCTGGCCAAGCCGTTCGAGATGCAGGAGCTCGAAGCCCGCGTGCGAGCTCTGGGGCGGCGGCTGGGAAGCGCCGGCAGCAGCCTGATCTCGCTCGGCGACCTGCAACTGGACACCGCCTCCATGCAGGTGCACAAGGCCGGCGTGCCGGTGGATCTGTCGCGCCGCGAGTACGCACTGCTCAAGGCGCTGCTGGAGAACAGCGGCAAGGTGCTGACCCGCGAGACCCTGGAAGGCAAGCTCTACGGCTGGGACGAGGAGGTGGCCAGCAACACGCTGGAGGTGCACATCCACCATCTGCGCCGCAAGCTCGGCCAGGACCTGATCAGGACCGTGCGCGGCGTCGGCTACTGCCTGCGTCTGCCGTGA
- a CDS encoding tetratricopeptide repeat protein yields the protein MSRPIAWTLTAWLLLIGGAARAADALLEELADLQQRWAVANYELRDKPRVAALELLAQDAEAVTVRYPQRAEGWIWSGIIRSTLAGAKGGLGALGIAKAAKRDLERAIELDPAALDGSAYTSLGTLYAKVPGWPVGFGNEKKAQSLLQEALRINPDGIDANYFYGQFLYEHDRRAEAETYLQRAAKAAPRPGRELADRGRQKEIAELLAKVRAK from the coding sequence ATGTCCCGACCCATTGCCTGGACGCTGACCGCCTGGCTGCTGCTGATCGGCGGCGCGGCGCGGGCCGCCGATGCCCTGCTGGAGGAACTCGCCGACCTGCAACAGCGCTGGGCGGTCGCCAACTACGAGCTGCGCGACAAGCCACGCGTGGCCGCCCTGGAGCTGCTGGCGCAGGACGCCGAGGCGGTGACCGTCCGCTACCCGCAGCGTGCCGAGGGCTGGATCTGGTCCGGCATCATTCGTTCCACGCTGGCCGGCGCCAAGGGCGGACTGGGCGCGCTGGGTATCGCCAAGGCCGCCAAGCGCGACCTGGAGCGGGCGATCGAGCTCGACCCGGCGGCGCTCGACGGCTCCGCCTACACCAGCCTTGGCACGCTGTACGCCAAGGTGCCCGGCTGGCCGGTCGGTTTCGGCAACGAAAAGAAGGCGCAGTCGCTGCTGCAAGAGGCGCTGCGGATCAACCCGGACGGCATCGACGCCAACTATTTCTACGGCCAGTTCCTGTATGAGCACGACCGCCGCGCCGAGGCGGAAACCTACCTGCAGCGCGCCGCCAAGGCAGCACCGCGCCCCGGCCGGGAGCTGGCCGACCGCGGGCGCCAGAAGGAGATTGCCGAGCTGCTGGCCAAGGTGCGCGCAAAATGA
- a CDS encoding SDR family oxidoreductase gives MELNGKTAVLTGAAGGIGSAMAEALAGAGVRLVLVGRNAQALQVLAARLGDQHLTVTADLATDEGRQRVQQCCAALPDGIDILINNAGISAFGLFDAQAPALLSELVTTNLLAPMLLTGQLLPLLREAPRGLIVNVGSAFGAIGYPGFVGYSASKFGLRGFSEALRRELTGTTVGVLHLAPRATATAINDARVNALNAALGNRIDSPAVVAEALLRQLRSERPRASIGGPERLFAFLNGLLPGLLDRALARQLPVIRRILAP, from the coding sequence GTGGAGCTGAACGGCAAAACGGCCGTGCTGACCGGCGCCGCCGGTGGCATCGGCAGCGCGATGGCCGAGGCACTGGCCGGCGCCGGCGTGCGCCTGGTGCTGGTCGGTCGCAATGCGCAGGCGCTGCAGGTGCTGGCCGCCCGGCTCGGCGACCAGCACCTGACCGTCACCGCGGACCTTGCCACCGACGAGGGCCGCCAGCGCGTGCAGCAATGCTGCGCGGCGCTGCCGGACGGCATCGACATCCTCATCAACAACGCCGGCATCAGCGCCTTCGGGCTGTTCGACGCACAGGCCCCGGCGCTGCTGAGCGAACTGGTCACCACCAACCTGCTGGCGCCGATGCTGCTCACCGGGCAGCTGCTGCCGCTGCTGCGGGAGGCGCCGCGCGGCCTGATCGTCAACGTCGGCTCGGCTTTCGGCGCCATCGGCTATCCGGGCTTCGTCGGCTACAGCGCGAGCAAGTTCGGCCTGCGCGGCTTCAGCGAGGCGCTGCGGCGCGAGCTTACCGGCACTACAGTCGGCGTGCTGCACCTGGCGCCGCGGGCCACCGCCACGGCCATCAACGACGCCCGGGTGAACGCCCTGAACGCGGCGCTCGGCAACCGCATCGACAGCCCCGCCGTGGTGGCCGAGGCCCTGCTGCGGCAGCTGCGCAGCGAGCGGCCGCGGGCCAGCATCGGCGGCCCGGAGCGGCTGTTTGCGTTCCTGAACGGCCTGCTGCCGGGCCTGCTCGACCGCGCGCTGGCACGTCAGCTGCCGGTCATCCGCCGCATTCTTGCCCCCTGA
- a CDS encoding iron-containing redox enzyme family protein, translating to MNFYQQLQERTAAQRAKLLAAPILGRALRGDIRRADYVAFLTEAYHHVRHTVPLLMAVGARLPDDKAWLRAAVVEYISEEFGHEEWVLDDLVACGVDRDAVRRSTPSPATELMVAYAYDMVQRVNPLGFFGMVQVLEGTSVAIAHNAASAMQQALDLPDAAFSYLRSHGALDQDHVALFEGLMNRIEAPAEQALIIHAAGMFYRLYGDIFRSLGAPATATEPAQVASWS from the coding sequence ATGAACTTTTATCAGCAACTTCAGGAGCGGACCGCCGCCCAACGCGCCAAGCTGCTGGCGGCACCGATCCTCGGGCGCGCCCTGCGGGGCGATATCCGGCGCGCCGACTACGTCGCCTTCCTGACCGAGGCCTACCACCACGTCCGGCATACCGTGCCGCTGCTGATGGCGGTCGGCGCGCGCCTGCCGGACGACAAGGCCTGGCTGCGCGCGGCGGTGGTCGAGTACATCAGCGAGGAATTCGGCCACGAGGAATGGGTGCTGGACGATCTGGTCGCCTGCGGCGTCGACCGCGATGCGGTGCGCCGCTCGACGCCCAGCCCGGCCACCGAGCTGATGGTGGCCTACGCCTACGACATGGTGCAGCGCGTCAATCCGCTCGGCTTCTTCGGCATGGTGCAGGTGCTGGAGGGCACCAGCGTCGCCATCGCCCATAACGCGGCCAGCGCGATGCAGCAGGCACTCGACCTGCCGGACGCCGCCTTCAGCTACCTGCGCTCCCACGGCGCCCTGGACCAGGACCACGTGGCGCTGTTCGAGGGCCTCATGAACCGCATCGAGGCGCCGGCGGAGCAGGCACTGATCATCCACGCCGCCGGCATGTTCTACCGCCTGTATGGCGATATCTTCCGCAGCCTGGGGGCACCGGCCACGGCAACCGAACCGGCGCAGGTGGCGTCGTGGAGCTGA
- a CDS encoding AMP-binding protein, which produces MPHSILWRELLHRAALQPRAPLVHGSSELTAHELVAAVEGAAATLQRAAVRTLALRADNGPAWIVIDLACQLAGVCLVPLPLFFAPQQLAHVFATAGIDAVAAAQADWPGSPLSGSAQAAGQLAGLPLWRLSPGPARVPPGTAKITFTSGSTGTPKGVCLSADHPLRVAQSLADMIALPGVRHLCLLPLATLLENVGGVYAPLLSRGSVVVPGLAELGLQGSSGLDAAALTTAIDRHRPHSMILVPQLLQALVVAMQRGWRAPGSLRFVAVGGARVPVSLLVAARRGGLPVYEGYGLSECASVVSLNIPGADRPGTAGRPLPHLRLGVRDGELTVSGSCFLGYLGVPESWRPQRVHTGDLGGLDADGFVQVQGRRDNLIVTSFGRNLSPEWVEAELLAGPLLGQAVLFGSARPHCVALLWPRDAGTPAAAIDDWLAAVNARLPDYARIRAWHRLPAPLSAADGLLTDNGRPRRDAIAAHYAAQIAALYHTQELCTE; this is translated from the coding sequence ATGCCGCATTCGATACTGTGGCGGGAACTGCTGCACCGCGCGGCGCTGCAGCCCAGGGCGCCGCTCGTGCACGGTTCATCCGAGTTGACCGCGCACGAACTGGTGGCGGCCGTGGAAGGCGCTGCAGCCACCCTGCAGCGGGCCGCCGTGCGCACCCTGGCGCTGCGCGCCGACAACGGCCCGGCCTGGATCGTCATCGACCTGGCCTGCCAGCTGGCGGGCGTGTGTCTGGTGCCGCTGCCGTTGTTCTTTGCGCCGCAGCAGCTCGCCCATGTGTTTGCCACCGCCGGCATCGACGCCGTGGCGGCAGCGCAAGCGGACTGGCCGGGCAGCCCGCTGTCCGGCTCCGCACAAGCGGCCGGGCAGCTGGCCGGCCTGCCACTGTGGCGCCTGTCGCCCGGGCCGGCACGGGTGCCGCCGGGAACGGCCAAGATCACCTTCACCTCCGGCTCGACCGGCACGCCCAAGGGCGTGTGCCTGTCCGCCGATCACCCGCTGCGGGTGGCGCAGTCCCTGGCCGACATGATTGCCCTGCCCGGCGTGCGCCACCTGTGCCTGCTGCCGTTGGCGACGCTGCTGGAGAACGTCGGCGGCGTCTATGCGCCGCTGCTGTCGCGCGGCAGCGTGGTGGTGCCGGGCCTGGCCGAGCTTGGCCTGCAGGGCAGCAGCGGTCTGGATGCCGCCGCGCTGACCACGGCCATCGACCGTCATCGACCGCACAGCATGATCTTGGTGCCGCAGCTGCTGCAGGCCCTGGTTGTGGCCATGCAGCGCGGCTGGCGGGCGCCAGGCTCGTTGCGCTTCGTCGCCGTCGGTGGCGCGCGGGTGCCGGTGTCGCTGCTGGTCGCCGCGCGCCGCGGCGGCCTGCCGGTGTACGAAGGCTACGGGCTGTCGGAATGCGCTTCCGTGGTGAGTCTGAACATCCCCGGAGCCGACCGGCCCGGCACTGCCGGCCGGCCGCTGCCGCATCTGCGGCTGGGCGTGCGCGACGGCGAGCTGACGGTTTCCGGCAGCTGTTTTCTGGGCTATCTGGGCGTGCCGGAAAGCTGGCGCCCGCAGCGGGTTCACACCGGCGACCTGGGCGGCCTCGACGCGGACGGCTTCGTGCAGGTCCAGGGCCGACGCGACAACCTGATCGTGACCAGCTTCGGCCGCAACCTGAGCCCGGAGTGGGTGGAGGCCGAGCTGCTGGCCGGCCCGCTGCTGGGGCAGGCGGTGCTGTTCGGGTCCGCCCGCCCGCACTGCGTGGCCCTGCTGTGGCCGCGCGACGCCGGCACGCCCGCTGCGGCCATCGACGACTGGCTGGCAGCGGTCAACGCGCGCCTGCCGGACTACGCGCGCATCCGCGCCTGGCATCGCCTGCCGGCGCCGCTGTCCGCGGCCGATGGCCTGCTGACCGACAACGGCCGCCCGCGGCGGGACGCCATCGCCGCCCACTACGCGGCGCAGATTGCCGCGCTGTATCACACCCAGGAGCTGTGCACGGAATGA
- a CDS encoding thermostable hemolysin translates to MQSCANRAELAVGSRPAAVFDVHLYPQDRPRAGVEDYIARRYAQCHEARVSDFMPWLLAAQRGETFASALGFRPAGAGALFLERYLEGPVEGAIASAMRQPVQRGSVVEIGNLAATSQRASRLLITLLVEALHRGGFRWIVFTATRQVRELIRDMGFALRVLAPADPARLGQERAAWGRYYDAEPMLTVGDLAIGCRLIRRQPVLAAQLAGYADALDAVVGALW, encoded by the coding sequence ATGCAAAGTTGCGCGAACCGTGCCGAGCTTGCCGTCGGCAGCCGCCCGGCGGCGGTGTTCGATGTGCATCTGTACCCACAGGACCGGCCCCGTGCCGGCGTCGAGGACTACATCGCGCGCCGCTACGCGCAGTGTCATGAGGCCCGCGTCAGCGACTTCATGCCCTGGCTGCTGGCCGCGCAGCGGGGGGAGACCTTCGCCTCGGCCCTGGGCTTTCGGCCGGCCGGCGCCGGCGCGCTGTTCCTGGAGCGCTACCTGGAGGGCCCGGTCGAGGGCGCGATCGCCAGCGCCATGCGCCAGCCGGTGCAGCGCGGCAGCGTGGTCGAAATCGGCAACCTGGCGGCCACCAGCCAGCGCGCCAGCCGCCTGCTGATCACGCTGCTGGTGGAGGCGCTGCATCGTGGCGGTTTTCGCTGGATCGTGTTCACGGCCACCCGACAGGTGCGCGAGCTGATCCGGGACATGGGCTTTGCGCTGCGCGTGCTGGCCCCTGCCGATCCGGCGCGGCTGGGCCAGGAGCGCGCGGCATGGGGCCGCTATTACGACGCCGAACCCATGCTGACGGTGGGCGATCTGGCCATCGGCTGCCGGCTCATACGGCGCCAGCCGGTGCTGGCGGCGCAGCTTGCCGGCTACGCGGATGCGCTCGACGCAGTCGTCGGCGCGCTGTGGTGA
- a CDS encoding class I SAM-dependent methyltransferase, whose protein sequence is MTAAVPTKPPFSDKYDLALAQAYQEKHHRGLRRRLTTWRETQLAGRALKLAGNPESVLDMPCGAGRFWPMLASHPTRRLLAGDVSPAMLQIAAGAAEPAVLARFEVLAQMDAFALDLPDEAVEHVLCMRLLHHIATAEDRLRILRELHRVARRGVTVSLWVDGNLQARRRMRQDARTTRADGYRRVTKRAVIEAELAEAGFVIRRRLDVLPGLSMLRLYVLDKV, encoded by the coding sequence ATGACCGCCGCCGTGCCAACCAAGCCACCGTTCTCGGACAAGTATGACCTCGCCCTGGCGCAGGCCTATCAGGAAAAACACCACCGCGGCCTGCGCCGTCGACTGACCACCTGGCGTGAAACCCAACTGGCCGGCCGGGCCCTGAAGCTGGCCGGCAATCCGGAATCGGTGCTCGACATGCCCTGCGGGGCGGGCCGCTTCTGGCCCATGCTGGCCAGTCACCCGACCCGTCGCCTGTTGGCCGGGGACGTCAGTCCGGCCATGCTGCAGATCGCCGCCGGCGCCGCCGAGCCGGCCGTGCTGGCGCGCTTCGAGGTGCTCGCGCAGATGGACGCCTTTGCCTTGGACTTGCCCGATGAGGCCGTGGAGCACGTGCTGTGCATGCGGCTGCTGCACCACATCGCGACCGCCGAAGATCGGTTGCGGATTCTTCGCGAGCTGCACCGGGTGGCGCGCCGCGGCGTGACCGTCAGCCTGTGGGTGGACGGCAACCTGCAGGCCCGTCGCCGGATGCGGCAGGATGCGCGCACCACGCGCGCCGACGGCTATCGCCGGGTGACCAAGCGCGCCGTCATCGAGGCCGAATTGGCCGAGGCCGGCTTCGTGATTCGTCGCCGCCTGGATGTGTTGCCGGGCCTGTCGATGCTGCGCCTGTACGTGCTCGACAAGGTCTGA
- a CDS encoding LemA family protein, with translation MARLLGFLLIVVALLLVGFFLIYNRLVTLRNRYRNAHAQIDVQLLRRHDLVPNLVETARAYLQHERATLEAVIAARGAAVDASQRAAAQPDSAAAMAALGQAEAALGGALGRLMAVVEQYPDLKADATMARLSEELASTENRLAFARQAYNDAVMTYNTALEVFPNVLVAGSMGFRAAGFFELDDTAVRALPQVSFQAGR, from the coding sequence ATGGCCCGTCTGCTGGGTTTTCTGCTCATTGTTGTGGCGCTGCTGCTGGTCGGATTCTTTCTGATCTACAACCGGCTGGTGACGCTGCGCAACCGCTACCGCAACGCCCACGCGCAGATCGACGTGCAGCTGCTGCGCCGTCACGATCTGGTGCCGAATCTGGTCGAGACGGCCCGCGCCTATCTGCAGCACGAGCGCGCCACGCTGGAGGCGGTGATCGCCGCCCGCGGCGCGGCGGTCGACGCCAGCCAGCGGGCCGCGGCGCAGCCGGACAGTGCCGCGGCGATGGCCGCACTCGGCCAGGCCGAGGCGGCGCTGGGTGGCGCGCTCGGCCGGCTGATGGCGGTGGTGGAGCAGTACCCGGACCTGAAGGCCGACGCCACCATGGCGCGCCTGAGTGAGGAACTGGCGTCCACCGAGAACCGCCTCGCTTTCGCCCGCCAGGCCTACAACGACGCGGTGATGACCTACAACACGGCGCTGGAGGTGTTTCCGAACGTGCTGGTGGCCGGCAGCATGGGCTTTCGGGCGGCCGGCTTCTTCGAACTGGACGACACCGCCGTGCGCGCGCTGCCGCAGGTCAGCTTCCAGGCCGGCCGCTAG